One Cupriavidus necator genomic region harbors:
- a CDS encoding sensor histidine kinase has protein sequence MDTLRSCLDEVGRLTLLVEDLLMLARLDAGQEHPSGQTVALNAVVQETLRRVEPSARERQITLVVNATSPVDGKVARGPVSLVLANLLDNALKFSPPGGKIIVDCATDQLDAVLSVADEGPGILESELPYLFDRFYRGAGARAGTAEGVGLGLALSQEVIRAYGGHIEAGNVPGSGAVFSLRVPLAA, from the coding sequence GTGGACACCTTGCGGTCGTGCCTGGACGAAGTGGGACGCCTGACCCTGCTGGTGGAGGACCTGCTGATGCTGGCCAGACTCGACGCGGGCCAGGAGCATCCCAGCGGGCAGACTGTCGCGCTCAACGCCGTGGTCCAGGAGACGCTGCGCCGTGTGGAACCCAGTGCCCGCGAGCGGCAGATAACGCTCGTCGTCAATGCAACATCGCCCGTTGACGGAAAAGTCGCACGAGGGCCGGTCAGCCTGGTGCTGGCCAATCTTCTGGACAACGCGCTAAAGTTCTCGCCGCCGGGCGGCAAGATCATAGTCGACTGTGCCACCGACCAGTTGGATGCCGTCCTCAGCGTGGCGGACGAGGGCCCCGGCATACTGGAAAGCGAGCTGCCCTATCTGTTTGACCGGTTCTACCGGGGCGCCGGCGCGCGGGCCGGGACAGCGGAGGGCGTGGGGCTGGGCCTGGCTCTTTCACAAGAGGTCATACGCGCCTATGGTGGCCACATCGAGGCCGGCAACGTGCCCGGCAGTGGCGCGGTGTTCTCGCTGAGGGTGCCACTGGCCGCATAG
- the hoxF gene encoding bidirectional NAD-reducing hydrogenase diaphorase subunit HoxF: MDSRITTILERYRSDRTRLIDILWDVQHEYGHIPDAVLPQLGAGLKLSPLDIRETASFYHFFLDKPSGKYRIYLCNSVIAKINGYQAVREALERETGIRFGETDPNGMFGLFDTPCIGLSDQEPAMLIDKVVFTRLRPGKITDIIAQLKQGRSPAEIANPAGLPSQDIAYVDAMVESNVRTKGPVFFRGRTDLRSLLDQCLLLKPEQVIETIVDSRLRGRGGAGFSTGLKWRLCRDAESEQKYVICNADEGEPGTFKDRVLLTRAPKKVFVGMVIAAYAIGCRKGIVYLRGEYFYLKDYLERQLQELREDGLLGRAIGGRAGFDFDIRIQMGAGAYICGDESALIESCEGKRGTPRVKPPFPVQQGYLGKPTSVNNVETFAAVSRIMEEGADWFRAMGTPDSAGTRLLSVAGDCSKPGIYEVEWGVTLNEVLAMVGARDARAVQISGPSGECVSVAKDGERKLAYEDLSCNGAFTIFNCKRDLLEIVRDHMQFFVEESCGICVPCRAGNVDLHRKVEWVIAGKACQKDLDDMVSWGALVRRTSRCGLGATSPKPILTTLEKFPEIYQNKLVRHEGPLLPSFDLDTALGGYEKALKDLEEVTR, encoded by the coding sequence ATGGATAGTCGTATCACGACAATACTCGAGCGCTACCGCTCAGACCGTACACGGCTGATCGACATACTTTGGGATGTTCAGCATGAGTATGGGCACATTCCCGATGCGGTACTGCCGCAACTGGGGGCTGGGTTGAAGCTGTCCCCGCTGGACATTCGCGAAACGGCGTCGTTCTACCACTTTTTCCTTGACAAGCCGTCGGGCAAGTATCGGATTTACTTGTGCAATTCCGTGATTGCCAAGATCAACGGCTATCAGGCGGTGCGTGAGGCGCTCGAACGCGAGACTGGGATTCGCTTCGGCGAAACCGACCCGAATGGGATGTTTGGCCTGTTCGACACCCCCTGTATCGGACTCAGCGATCAGGAACCGGCGATGCTGATCGATAAGGTGGTATTCACCCGCCTGCGACCCGGAAAGATCACGGACATCATCGCGCAGTTGAAACAAGGACGATCGCCGGCCGAGATCGCGAACCCGGCCGGTTTGCCCAGTCAGGACATCGCCTATGTCGATGCCATGGTCGAGTCCAATGTCCGCACCAAGGGGCCGGTGTTCTTCCGTGGCCGGACGGATTTGAGATCTTTGCTCGACCAATGCCTGCTGCTCAAGCCCGAACAAGTGATTGAGACCATCGTCGACTCCAGGCTGCGCGGACGTGGCGGCGCAGGGTTCTCGACCGGGCTGAAGTGGCGGCTGTGTCGGGATGCCGAAAGCGAGCAGAAGTATGTAATCTGCAACGCCGACGAAGGTGAGCCCGGCACGTTCAAGGATAGGGTCCTCCTGACACGCGCTCCCAAGAAGGTTTTCGTCGGAATGGTTATCGCCGCGTATGCGATCGGCTGCCGCAAGGGTATCGTCTATCTGCGGGGGGAATACTTCTACCTCAAGGATTATCTGGAGCGACAGCTTCAGGAACTTCGGGAGGACGGGTTGCTGGGGCGCGCTATCGGTGGCCGGGCGGGCTTTGATTTCGATATCCGTATTCAGATGGGGGCCGGCGCTTATATCTGCGGCGACGAATCGGCGCTCATCGAGTCCTGCGAGGGGAAACGGGGCACGCCACGGGTGAAACCTCCGTTCCCGGTGCAGCAAGGGTATCTGGGCAAGCCCACCAGCGTCAACAACGTTGAGACCTTTGCCGCCGTGTCGCGGATCATGGAGGAAGGCGCGGACTGGTTCCGGGCGATGGGAACGCCAGACTCGGCCGGCACCCGGCTGCTGAGCGTGGCTGGCGATTGCAGCAAGCCTGGCATCTACGAGGTGGAATGGGGGGTCACCCTCAACGAAGTGCTGGCGATGGTCGGAGCGCGGGACGCGCGGGCCGTCCAGATCAGCGGTCCTTCCGGTGAATGCGTGTCGGTGGCAAAGGACGGTGAGCGCAAGCTCGCGTACGAAGATCTTTCGTGCAATGGCGCCTTCACCATTTTCAACTGCAAGCGCGACCTGCTGGAAATCGTGCGTGACCACATGCAGTTCTTCGTCGAAGAGTCCTGCGGCATTTGTGTGCCATGTCGCGCCGGCAACGTTGATCTGCACCGGAAGGTCGAATGGGTCATCGCGGGCAAGGCCTGCCAGAAGGATCTGGACGATATGGTCAGTTGGGGAGCGCTGGTGCGGAGGACCAGTCGATGTGGCCTTGGGGCCACATCGCCCAAGCCCATCCTGACGACGCTGGAGAAATTCCCCGAGATCTATCAGAACAAGCTGGTGAGGCACGAGGGCCCGCTGCTGCCATCGTTCGATCTCGATACCGCCTTGGGCGGGTATGAGAAGGCGCTGAAGGATCTGGAAGAGGTGACAAGATGA
- the hoxU gene encoding bidirectional NAD-reducing hydrogenase diaphorase subunit HoxU, whose amino-acid sequence MSIQITIDGKTLTTEEGRTLVDVAAENGVYIPTLCYLKDKPCLGTCRVCSVKVNGNVAAACTVRVSKGLNVEVNDPELVDMRKALVEFLFAEGNHNCPSCEKSGRCQLQAVGYEVDMMVSRFPYRFPVRVVDHASEKIWLERDRCIFCQRCVEFIRDKASGRKIFSISHRGPESRIEIDAELANAMPPEQVKEAVAICPVGTILEKRVGYDDPIGRRKYEIQSVRARALEGEDK is encoded by the coding sequence ATGAGCATTCAAATTACGATCGACGGCAAGACGCTCACGACCGAGGAAGGACGAACGCTGGTGGATGTTGCCGCAGAGAACGGCGTTTACATCCCGACGCTGTGCTACCTCAAGGACAAGCCCTGCCTCGGCACCTGCCGGGTGTGTTCGGTCAAGGTGAATGGCAATGTCGCCGCGGCATGTACGGTGCGGGTCTCGAAGGGCCTGAATGTCGAGGTCAACGACCCCGAATTGGTCGACATGCGCAAGGCGCTGGTCGAATTCCTGTTCGCGGAAGGCAACCACAACTGCCCGAGTTGCGAGAAGAGCGGCCGTTGCCAGTTGCAGGCGGTCGGCTACGAGGTGGACATGATGGTCTCGCGCTTTCCGTACCGGTTCCCGGTCCGCGTGGTGGACCACGCGTCCGAAAAGATCTGGCTCGAGCGGGATCGGTGCATCTTCTGTCAGCGCTGTGTCGAGTTCATCCGCGACAAGGCAAGCGGCCGGAAGATCTTCAGCATCAGCCATCGGGGTCCCGAGTCGCGCATCGAGATCGATGCCGAACTGGCGAACGCCATGCCGCCGGAGCAAGTCAAAGAGGCGGTTGCGATCTGCCCGGTGGGCACCATTCTCGAGAAACGGGTCGGTTATGACGATCCCATCGGACGACGCAAGTACGAAATCCAGTCGGTGCGCGCACGCGCGCTGGAAGGAGAAGACAAATGA
- a CDS encoding NADP oxidoreductase, which translates to MRAPHKDEIASHELPATPMDPALAANREGKIKVATIGLCGCWGCTLSFLDMDERLLPLLEKVTLLRSSLTDIKRIPERCAIGFVEGGVSSEENIETLEHFRENCDILISVGACAVWGGVPAMRNVFELKDCLAEAYVNSATAVPGAKAVVPFHPDIPRITTKVYPCHEVVKMDYFIPGCPPDGDAIFKVLDDLVNGRPFDLPSSINRYD; encoded by the coding sequence ATGAGAGCCCCCCACAAAGACGAGATTGCGTCGCACGAATTGCCTGCGACGCCGATGGATCCGGCGCTGGCCGCGAACCGTGAAGGCAAGATCAAGGTGGCCACGATCGGTCTGTGCGGCTGCTGGGGGTGTACCTTGTCCTTTCTCGACATGGACGAGCGGCTCCTGCCGCTGTTGGAGAAAGTCACCCTCCTCCGCTCGTCGCTGACCGATATCAAACGAATTCCGGAGCGCTGTGCGATCGGCTTCGTGGAAGGTGGCGTCTCGAGCGAGGAGAACATCGAAACGCTGGAGCACTTTCGCGAGAACTGCGACATCCTGATTTCGGTCGGGGCGTGCGCGGTGTGGGGCGGTGTGCCGGCGATGCGCAACGTCTTCGAGCTGAAAGATTGTCTGGCAGAGGCTTATGTCAACTCGGCGACTGCCGTCCCGGGCGCCAAGGCCGTCGTTCCATTCCATCCCGATATCCCGAGGATCACCACCAAGGTCTACCCTTGTCATGAGGTGGTCAAGATGGATTATTTCATTCCGGGTTGTCCCCCGGATGGAGATGCCATCTTCAAGGTGCTGGACGATCTGGTGAATGGACGGCCATTCGATTTGCCGAGCTCGATCAATCGCTACGATTGA
- the hoxH gene encoding bidirectional NAD-reducing hydrogenase subunit HoxH, whose product MSRKLVIDPVTRIEGHGKVVVHLDDDNKVVDAKLHVVEFRGFEKFVQGHPFWEAPMFLQRICGICFVSHHLCGAKALDDMVGVGLKSGIHVTPTAEKMRRLGHYAQMLQSHTTAYFYLIVPEMLFGMDAPPAQRNVLGLIEANPDLVKRVVMLRKWGQEVIKAVFGKKMHGINSVPGGVNNNLSIAERDRFLNGEEGLLSVDQVIDYAQDGLRLFYDFHQKHRAQVDSFADVPALSMCLVGDDDNVDYYHGRLRIIDDDKHIVREFDYHDYLDHFSEAVEEWSYMKFPYLKELGREQGSVRVGPLGRMNVTKSLPTPLAQEALERFHAYTKGRTNNMTLHTNWARAIEILHAAEVVKELLHDPDLQKDQLVLTPPPNAWTGEGVGVVEAPRGTLLHHYRADERGNITFANLVVATTQNNQVMNRTVRSVAEDYLGGHGEITEGMMNAIEVGIRAYDPCLSCATHALGQMPLVVSVFDAAGRLIDERAR is encoded by the coding sequence ATGAGCAGAAAACTGGTTATCGACCCGGTGACCCGCATCGAGGGTCACGGCAAGGTGGTGGTGCACCTGGATGACGACAACAAGGTCGTCGACGCAAAGCTGCACGTCGTGGAGTTCCGGGGCTTTGAAAAGTTCGTTCAGGGCCATCCCTTCTGGGAGGCGCCGATGTTCCTGCAGCGCATCTGCGGCATCTGTTTCGTCAGTCACCATCTGTGCGGGGCCAAGGCGCTGGATGACATGGTCGGCGTCGGCTTGAAGTCCGGCATCCATGTCACCCCGACGGCGGAGAAAATGCGCCGGCTCGGCCACTACGCGCAGATGCTCCAGTCCCATACGACCGCCTATTTCTACCTGATCGTGCCGGAGATGCTGTTTGGCATGGACGCGCCGCCCGCACAGCGCAACGTGCTCGGCCTGATCGAGGCCAATCCCGACTTGGTGAAGCGCGTCGTGATGTTGCGCAAATGGGGACAGGAAGTCATCAAGGCGGTGTTCGGCAAGAAGATGCACGGCATCAATTCGGTGCCGGGAGGCGTCAACAACAACCTGAGCATCGCCGAGCGCGACCGTTTCCTGAACGGGGAGGAGGGCCTTCTGTCGGTGGATCAGGTCATCGATTACGCGCAGGATGGCCTGCGCCTGTTCTACGACTTCCATCAGAAACACCGGGCGCAGGTCGATAGTTTCGCGGACGTGCCCGCGCTCAGCATGTGCCTGGTCGGCGACGACGACAACGTGGACTACTACCACGGCAGGCTGAGGATCATCGACGACGACAAGCACATCGTCCGTGAATTCGACTATCACGACTATCTGGATCATTTCTCCGAAGCGGTGGAGGAATGGAGCTACATGAAGTTCCCCTACCTCAAGGAGCTTGGGAGAGAGCAGGGATCGGTGCGCGTGGGGCCGCTTGGCCGCATGAACGTGACGAAGTCGCTCCCGACACCGCTCGCGCAGGAGGCGCTGGAACGGTTCCACGCCTACACGAAGGGGCGGACGAACAACATGACGCTGCATACTAACTGGGCACGGGCCATCGAGATCCTCCACGCCGCGGAGGTGGTCAAAGAACTGCTGCATGACCCGGACCTGCAGAAGGATCAGCTGGTGTTGACACCGCCCCCCAATGCGTGGACAGGTGAAGGCGTCGGCGTGGTCGAAGCGCCACGCGGTACCTTGCTTCACCATTATCGTGCCGATGAGCGCGGCAATATCACGTTCGCCAACCTGGTCGTCGCCACCACCCAGAACAACCAGGTCATGAATCGCACGGTGCGCAGCGTCGCCGAGGACTACCTGGGCGGACATGGCGAAATCACCGAGGGCATGATGAATGCCATCGAGGTGGGTATTCGCGCCTACGATCCATGCCTGAGCTGCGCGACACACGCCCTGGGGCAGATGCCGCTGGTGGTCTCGGTCTTTGACGCGGCGGGGCGCCTGATCGATGAACGCGCCCGCTGA
- a CDS encoding hydrogenase maturation protease has protein sequence MNAPAEFPYVTLADFDDPSTLIYGIGNVGRQDDGLGWAFIDRLEAESLCSGAEVQRHYQLHLEDADLISRKRKVLFIDATKDASVASFSLERAEPRMDFSFTSHAISIPSIMATCQRCFQCLPEVYVLAIRGYEWELRMGLTPQARHNLDDAIAHFSMRAERQTS, from the coding sequence ATGAACGCGCCCGCTGAGTTTCCCTATGTGACCCTTGCCGATTTCGATGATCCGTCGACGCTGATCTACGGAATCGGCAACGTGGGTCGGCAGGACGACGGATTGGGGTGGGCTTTCATCGACCGACTGGAAGCGGAGTCCCTCTGCTCCGGGGCGGAGGTTCAGCGGCATTATCAGCTTCACCTCGAGGATGCCGACCTGATCAGCCGCAAGAGAAAGGTGTTGTTCATCGATGCCACGAAAGATGCGTCGGTGGCGTCATTCAGCCTGGAGCGCGCGGAACCACGGATGGACTTCAGCTTTACGTCGCACGCGATCTCGATTCCGTCGATCATGGCGACCTGCCAAAGGTGCTTTCAGTGCTTGCCGGAAGTCTATGTGCTGGCGATCCGGGGCTACGAGTGGGAGCTCCGCATGGGGCTGACACCGCAGGCACGGCATAACCTGGACGATGCGATCGCCCATTTCTCGATGCGGGCCGAGCGTCAAACCTCGTGA
- a CDS encoding ISL3-like element ISAe1 family transposase has translation MHSKLFEAALGISDPWFVREVDFNAQTKTLTIQIDFVAGSRFSHPEVAGGHPVHDTVTKRYRHLNFFEHDCYLEVRTPRVKLPDGRVVLVEPDWAGKLSGFTLLFEAMVVALAQQMPFSAVARTVGESWHRVYAICERYVDLAVAELDLAGVTAAAVDETSYRRGHNYLTLVADADARKVVFVTEGKDAATVGKFAAHLRENNAAPEQIGVVSIDMSPAFIKGVSEHLPNARITFDKFHVVAHASAAVDKTRRIEQKTDPSLKGLRWTLLKDRDGLPAAQRADLDALIANVTTKRTARAWLYREQLREILERKQINVVSAMLEQWCTNVMRSKVEPMKEVARMIRKHFDGIVAWTQTRQTNGFLEALNGLFQAAKRKARGYVSFKTMRTVIFLIAGKLDFSAINPHAA, from the coding sequence ATGCATAGCAAACTGTTTGAAGCAGCCCTTGGCATAAGCGATCCGTGGTTCGTCCGGGAAGTCGACTTCAACGCGCAAACCAAGACGTTGACGATCCAGATTGACTTTGTCGCCGGCAGCCGCTTTTCCCACCCGGAGGTCGCCGGTGGGCACCCGGTTCACGACACGGTGACCAAACGCTATCGGCACCTGAACTTCTTCGAGCACGACTGCTATCTGGAAGTCCGCACGCCACGCGTGAAGCTTCCCGACGGCCGCGTGGTGTTGGTCGAGCCGGACTGGGCTGGCAAGCTCTCTGGCTTCACGTTGCTGTTTGAAGCCATGGTGGTGGCGCTTGCGCAGCAGATGCCGTTTTCTGCTGTAGCCAGAACGGTGGGTGAGTCGTGGCATCGCGTGTACGCTATCTGCGAGCGCTATGTCGACCTCGCGGTGGCCGAACTCGATCTGGCCGGCGTGACCGCTGCCGCCGTTGACGAAACGTCCTACAGGCGCGGTCACAACTACCTGACGCTTGTCGCTGATGCCGACGCGCGTAAGGTCGTGTTTGTGACCGAAGGCAAGGATGCTGCCACGGTTGGCAAGTTCGCTGCACATCTGCGCGAGAACAACGCTGCGCCTGAGCAGATCGGGGTGGTCAGTATCGACATGTCGCCGGCGTTCATCAAGGGCGTCAGCGAGCATTTGCCCAACGCGCGCATCACCTTCGACAAGTTCCATGTCGTGGCTCACGCTTCTGCAGCCGTGGACAAGACCCGGCGTATCGAACAGAAGACCGATCCAAGCCTCAAAGGCCTGCGCTGGACGCTGCTCAAGGATCGCGACGGGTTGCCAGCCGCGCAGCGTGCCGATCTCGACGCGTTGATCGCCAACGTCACGACCAAACGCACTGCCCGTGCCTGGCTGTATCGCGAGCAGTTGCGCGAAATCCTTGAGCGCAAGCAGATCAACGTTGTTTCCGCAATGCTCGAGCAGTGGTGCACGAACGTCATGCGATCCAAGGTCGAGCCAATGAAGGAGGTCGCGCGCATGATCCGCAAGCATTTCGACGGTATCGTTGCATGGACCCAGACGCGCCAGACCAATGGCTTCCTGGAGGCGCTCAACGGCCTGTTCCAAGCCGCCAAGCGCAAGGCCCGCGGTTATGTGAGCTTCAAAACCATGCGCACCGTGATCTTCCTGATCGCCGGAAAGCTCGACTTCTCCGCGATCAACCCGCATGCCGCATAA
- a CDS encoding Crp/Fnr family transcriptional regulator, with product MKEQEIDRIATMIYEAPLGEYIGRDGAAILAEHAAEARLLKGDEFLYRRGDVTSSFYIVTDGRLALVREKTNERTAPIVHVLEKGDLVGELGFIDQTPHSLSVRALGDAAVLSFSAESIKPLITEHPELIFNFMRAVIKRVHHVVVTVGEHERELQEYISTGGRGRG from the coding sequence ATGAAAGAGCAGGAAATCGACAGGATCGCAACGATGATCTACGAGGCGCCTTTGGGCGAGTATATCGGCCGGGATGGCGCTGCCATTCTTGCCGAACACGCCGCGGAAGCACGCCTCCTCAAGGGCGATGAGTTTCTCTACCGGAGAGGAGATGTCACAAGCAGCTTTTATATCGTGACCGATGGGCGTTTGGCGCTGGTCAGGGAAAAAACCAATGAGCGCACCGCGCCCATCGTGCATGTGCTGGAAAAGGGGGACCTGGTTGGCGAGCTGGGTTTTATCGATCAGACGCCGCATTCCTTATCGGTTCGTGCTCTGGGCGACGCCGCCGTGCTCAGCTTCAGCGCGGAAAGCATCAAACCGCTGATCACCGAGCATCCGGAACTCATTTTCAACTTCATGCGCGCGGTGATCAAGCGCGTTCACCATGTCGTGGTGACTGTCGGGGAGCACGAGAGGGAGTTGCAAGAGTACATCTCGACGGGGGGGAGGGGACGGGGTTAG
- the hypA gene encoding hydrogenase maturation nickel metallochaperone HypA gives MHEMSLAVGVLQIVEDVAQRDGFSRVTAVRLEIGRLSSIEPEALRFCFEEVVRGSVADGARLEIVDTPGAGWCLHCSETVAIGALYDPCPQCGGYQVQPTGGTEMRVMDLEVA, from the coding sequence ATGCATGAGATGTCGCTGGCCGTGGGTGTGCTGCAGATCGTCGAGGACGTGGCGCAGCGCGACGGTTTTTCCCGCGTAACGGCAGTACGGCTGGAGATCGGCCGGCTGTCCAGTATCGAGCCGGAAGCGCTGCGCTTCTGCTTCGAGGAGGTAGTGCGCGGCAGTGTGGCTGACGGCGCGCGGCTGGAGATCGTGGACACCCCCGGTGCCGGCTGGTGCCTGCACTGCAGCGAGACGGTGGCGATCGGAGCGCTGTACGATCCCTGCCCGCAGTGCGGCGGCTACCAGGTGCAGCCCACTGGCGGCACGGAAATGCGCGTCATGGATCTGGAAGTGGCGTGA
- the hypB gene encoding hydrogenase nickel incorporation protein HypB: MCTNCGCAAGETRIEGQELEHVDEHAHADGTVHGHAPHHHGEHDHDHGPAYRAVRGTDHLHYGHGPAGAHAPGMSQARMVKIEQDILGKNNAYAAQNRRWFDEHGVFALNFVSSPGSGKTTLLVRTIEALKSTSRLAVIEGDQQTSFDAERIRATGVQALQINTGKGCHLDAHMVGHALEKLRPEDESVLLIENVGNLVCPSAFDLGEAHKVVILSVTEGEDKPLKYPDMFRAASLMLLNKCDLLPHLSFDVERAIEYAKRVNPDLHVIRTSSATGEGFDAWLTWIADGLAGQAARRSQSMELLRSRIAGLEAQLAALKV; encoded by the coding sequence ATGTGCACCAACTGTGGCTGCGCCGCCGGCGAAACCCGCATCGAAGGCCAGGAGCTGGAGCATGTCGACGAGCATGCGCATGCCGACGGCACCGTCCATGGCCACGCCCCCCATCATCACGGCGAGCACGATCACGACCACGGCCCTGCCTACCGTGCCGTGCGCGGTACTGACCATCTGCATTACGGTCACGGACCCGCTGGTGCCCATGCCCCAGGCATGAGCCAGGCGCGCATGGTGAAGATCGAGCAGGACATCCTGGGCAAGAACAACGCCTACGCGGCGCAGAACCGCCGCTGGTTCGACGAGCACGGCGTGTTCGCGCTGAACTTCGTCTCGAGCCCCGGCTCCGGGAAGACCACCCTGCTGGTGCGCACCATCGAGGCGCTGAAGTCCACCTCCAGGCTGGCCGTCATCGAAGGCGACCAGCAGACTTCCTTCGATGCCGAGCGCATCCGCGCCACCGGCGTGCAGGCGCTGCAGATCAACACCGGCAAGGGCTGCCACCTGGATGCCCACATGGTGGGCCACGCGCTGGAGAAACTGCGGCCGGAGGACGAGAGCGTGCTGCTGATCGAGAACGTGGGCAACCTGGTCTGCCCTTCGGCCTTCGACCTGGGCGAAGCCCACAAGGTGGTGATCCTTTCGGTCACCGAAGGGGAGGACAAGCCCCTGAAATATCCTGACATGTTCCGCGCCGCCAGCCTGATGCTGCTCAACAAGTGCGACCTGCTGCCGCACCTGTCCTTCGACGTGGAGAGGGCCATCGAGTATGCGAAGCGGGTGAATCCGGACCTGCACGTGATCCGGACCTCGTCCGCCACCGGTGAAGGCTTCGACGCATGGCTGACGTGGATTGCCGATGGCCTGGCCGGCCAGGCCGCCAGGCGCAGCCAGAGCATGGAGCTACTGCGCAGCCGCATCGCCGGGCTGGAAGCGCAACTGGCGGCGCTCAAGGTGTAG